A single region of the Triticum dicoccoides isolate Atlit2015 ecotype Zavitan chromosome 2B, WEW_v2.0, whole genome shotgun sequence genome encodes:
- the LOC119361937 gene encoding uncharacterized protein LOC119361937 isoform X1, protein MHRSALDPITGRPHSASVPASPAAGGRRRCSTSRPPLPVKLRSKVMGKQKLTIKTEEESNPREKYITWTDEATRFMLDWYIELRKDKPATFKFKKQHHLHYADALNGKFSLGVTQTQVDRHYRSCKEKWGWVRRAMANSGNGFDRINFTFTLSESEKQNLSKTAVNYLTRPIRFFNQLQELFSDQSHADGSLATDQTTVNVDDDSDDSEEVRELEANLIPVDSDEADSDTINRHSPKVDLEGNSLNKKRKHVSSSPSKKPTKGKANKKGKISNDDMAASIKKLADSLASPIVSVQPMPPTDPYANLWKRINALTIPAKDKLEIVAYLSKPDQDIFRSYLNYADETILGQWVLSFFEPRFQEDGGNGGSATAH, encoded by the exons ATGCACAGAAGCGCTCTCGATCCAATCACCGGGCGGCCGCATTCTGCGTCGGTGCCAGCTTCTccggcggccggcggccggcgACGCTGCTCCACCTCTCGCCCTCCTCTCCCAGTCAAGCTACGCTCCAAG GTCATGGGGAAGCAAAAGCTCACTATAAAGACCGAGGAGGAGTCAAATCCTCGTGAGAAGTACATAACCTGGACTGACGAGGCGACAAGGTTTATGCTTGATTGGTACATTGAGCTTCGTAAGGACAAACCTGCAACTTTCAAGTTCAAGAAACAGCACCACTTGCACTATGCTGATgctttgaatggcaagttttctctTGGTGTCACTCAAACCCAAGTGGACCGACACTACCGGTCATGCAAGGAGAAGTGGGGCTGGGTGCGTCGCGCCATGGCCAATAGTGGCAACGGCTTTGACAGGATTAATTTCACATTCACACTTTCTGAGTCAGAAAAACAAAACCTAAGT AAAACTGCAGTCAATTATCTTACTAGACCCATCAGGTTTTTTAATCAATTGCAAGAGTTATTCTCTGACCAGTCCCATGCTGATGGCTCGCTTGCAACTGACCAAACCACTGTCAATgtggatgatgatagtgatgacagCGAGGAAGTGAGGGAACTTGAGGCCAATCTAATTCCAGTTGACAGTGATGAAGCTGACTCTGACACTATTAATCGTCATAGTCCTAAAGTTGACTTGGAAGGCAATTCTTTAAACAAGAAGCGCAAGCACGTGTCATCTTCACCTTCCAAGAAGCCAACTAAGGGGAAAGCAAACAAGAAGGGCAAGATATCTAATGATGATATGGCAGCCAGTATCAAGAAGCTAGCTGACTCTCTTGCATCTCCTATTGTTTCTGTGCAACCAATGCCACCTACAGATCCATATGCAAACCTTTGGAAGCGGATAAATGCCCTTACCATACCAGCTAAGGATAAACTTGAGATTGTAGCATATCTATCCAAGCCAGATCAAGATATCTTTCGTAGTTACCTCAACTATGCTGATGAAACAATTCTTGGACAGTGGGTCCTTAGCTTCTTCGAGCCTCGGTTTCAAGAAGATGGTGGCAATGGTGGATCTGCAACTGCTCACTGA
- the LOC119361937 gene encoding uncharacterized protein LOC119361937 isoform X2: MGKQKLTIKTEEESNPREKYITWTDEATRFMLDWYIELRKDKPATFKFKKQHHLHYADALNGKFSLGVTQTQVDRHYRSCKEKWGWVRRAMANSGNGFDRINFTFTLSESEKQNLSKTAVNYLTRPIRFFNQLQELFSDQSHADGSLATDQTTVNVDDDSDDSEEVRELEANLIPVDSDEADSDTINRHSPKVDLEGNSLNKKRKHVSSSPSKKPTKGKANKKGKISNDDMAASIKKLADSLASPIVSVQPMPPTDPYANLWKRINALTIPAKDKLEIVAYLSKPDQDIFRSYLNYADETILGQWVLSFFEPRFQEDGGNGGSATAH, encoded by the exons ATGGGGAAGCAAAAGCTCACTATAAAGACCGAGGAGGAGTCAAATCCTCGTGAGAAGTACATAACCTGGACTGACGAGGCGACAAGGTTTATGCTTGATTGGTACATTGAGCTTCGTAAGGACAAACCTGCAACTTTCAAGTTCAAGAAACAGCACCACTTGCACTATGCTGATgctttgaatggcaagttttctctTGGTGTCACTCAAACCCAAGTGGACCGACACTACCGGTCATGCAAGGAGAAGTGGGGCTGGGTGCGTCGCGCCATGGCCAATAGTGGCAACGGCTTTGACAGGATTAATTTCACATTCACACTTTCTGAGTCAGAAAAACAAAACCTAAGT AAAACTGCAGTCAATTATCTTACTAGACCCATCAGGTTTTTTAATCAATTGCAAGAGTTATTCTCTGACCAGTCCCATGCTGATGGCTCGCTTGCAACTGACCAAACCACTGTCAATgtggatgatgatagtgatgacagCGAGGAAGTGAGGGAACTTGAGGCCAATCTAATTCCAGTTGACAGTGATGAAGCTGACTCTGACACTATTAATCGTCATAGTCCTAAAGTTGACTTGGAAGGCAATTCTTTAAACAAGAAGCGCAAGCACGTGTCATCTTCACCTTCCAAGAAGCCAACTAAGGGGAAAGCAAACAAGAAGGGCAAGATATCTAATGATGATATGGCAGCCAGTATCAAGAAGCTAGCTGACTCTCTTGCATCTCCTATTGTTTCTGTGCAACCAATGCCACCTACAGATCCATATGCAAACCTTTGGAAGCGGATAAATGCCCTTACCATACCAGCTAAGGATAAACTTGAGATTGTAGCATATCTATCCAAGCCAGATCAAGATATCTTTCGTAGTTACCTCAACTATGCTGATGAAACAATTCTTGGACAGTGGGTCCTTAGCTTCTTCGAGCCTCGGTTTCAAGAAGATGGTGGCAATGGTGGATCTGCAACTGCTCACTGA